The following are encoded in a window of Carya illinoinensis cultivar Pawnee chromosome 15, C.illinoinensisPawnee_v1, whole genome shotgun sequence genomic DNA:
- the LOC122296418 gene encoding disease resistance protein RPP2B-like, with product MFLDIAFFFKGEPLAKVMEIFDSCGFFPVHGIQRLIDKCLIYTFNYEYFWLHDLLQDMSREIVREKSAKDLSKRSRVWFHKDVRQVFEEDMGPNEIEGIVLDLPEGDEEISLHPDAFQHMKRIKESL from the exons ATGTtccttgatattgcatttttcttcaaaggAGAACCTTTGGCTAAGGTCATGGAAATATTTGATAGTTGCGGTTTTTTTCCGGTTCATGGTATCCAGAGGCTTATAGACAAGTGTCttatttatacttttaattatgaatatttttggcTGCATGACTTGCTACAAGATATGAGTCGAGAAATTGTTCGAGAAAAATCAGCCAAAGATCTTAGCAAACGCAGCAGAGTGTGGTTTCACAAGGATGTTCGTCAAGTGTTTGAAGAAGATATG GGGCCAAATGAAATTGAAGGCATAGTATTAGATTTACCTGAAGGTGATGAGGAGATAAGCTTGCATCCGGATGCATTTCAACATATGAAAAGAATTAAAGAGTCTTTATAA
- the LOC122296968 gene encoding disease resistance protein Roq1-like, with protein sequence MRDSLVKELGDGFKPKNLTIMTFYGCKLLKKILDLSSISNLKELIVQYCKRLVEVHDSVGSLKNLSRLDFDGCSKLQILPRSLKLRSLCELNLGTCSSLRDFPKIECKMKCLRKLSLYSTAVEKLPLSIRNLVGLETLDLLDCKNLMRLRIASIPLKYLCCFCMGGHDSVNLPNDSTTMEDEISNSRNGSTVLHVLNLQISCSHSESNFFPLCSLFAMFNSSNTLDSLSLSGLEIVSLPKSIKESVTLTNLTLARCCKLEEIPELPPNIRQGLYGYDATLFSKNQLSYFHEFLKVKEMVKWPDDEEDNRLYCEFASMTSSMAFQLGASSSSSSPSILQWNHDVFLSFRGKDVRHNFISHLNHALCQSGIKTYMDGIDLERGEQISSELFKAIE encoded by the exons ATGCGTGATAGCTTGGTCAAGGAGTTAGGGGATGGATTCAAGCCCAAG AATTTGACGATAATGACTTTCTATGGTTGTAAATTGTTAAAAAAGATTCTTGATCTTTCAAGCatctcaaatttgaaagaattgaTTGTCCAATATTGTAAAAGATTAGTTGAGGTGCATGATTCGGTTGGATCTTTGAAAAATCTTTCCAGGTTGGATTTTGATGGATGCTCTAAACTCcaaattcttccaagaagccttaaGTTGAGATCTTTATGTGAGCTTAATCTTGGGACTTGCTCAAGCCTCCGTGATTTTCCTAAAATCGAGTGtaaaatgaaatgtttaaggAAATTGAGTTTATATAGCACTGCAGTAGAAAAACTCCCTTTATCCATCAGGAACCTTGTTGGACTTGAGACATTAGATCTATTGGATTGCAAAAACCTTATGCGTCTCCGAATTGCTTCCATCCcgttaaaatatttatgctgCTTTTGTATGGGTGGACATGATTCCGTTAATCTGCCTAATGATTCTACAACAATGGAAGATGAGATATCAAATTCAAGAAATGGGAGCACTGTATTACATGTACTGAATCTTCAAATTAGTTGTTCCCATTCAGAATCAAATTTCTTTCCACTATGTAGTTTATTTGCCATGTTTAACTCCTCAAACACTTTGGATTCGTTATCTCTATCGGGACTTGAAATTGTTAGCCTTCCCAAGAGCATCAAAGAGTCCGTTACACTAACTAATCTTACCTTGGCCCGTTGTTGTAAACTTGAAGAAATACCAGAGCTTCCACCAAATATAAGACAA GGACTCTATGGTTATGATGCTACTTTGTTTTCGAAAAATCAGTTGAGttattttcatgaatttttaaaagttaaagaaATGGTAAAATGGCCTGATGACGAAGAAGA TAATCGCTTATACTGTGAGTTTGCGAGCATGACTTCTTCCATGGCTTTTCAATTAGGagcttcttcctcctcttcatctCCTTCCATTCTTCAATGGAATCATGATGTATTCTTGAGCTTTAGAGGTAAAGATGTTCGCCACAACTTTATTTCTCATCTAAATCATGCTTTGTGTCAAAGTGGAATCAAGACTTACATGGATGGCATCGACCTTGAAAGAGGAGAACAAATTTCATCAGAACTTTTCAAAGCTATTGAATAG